A region from the Medicago truncatula cultivar Jemalong A17 chromosome 6, MtrunA17r5.0-ANR, whole genome shotgun sequence genome encodes:
- the LOC25495097 gene encoding RAB11-binding protein RELCH homolog has translation MEFSHQKSSLCNCVVNFLLEENYILTAFELLHELLDDGRTNQAIRLQQYFSDPSRFPSNQISRFNSLSLADPQTLQQNKEEAEDKLVMTDYELRLAQEDITKLKAELQTKTEYSTIDDATTKSSGDVSVNNGGGELQTQQQKGNNHSPVAALGPVKENERRDLNCAVKEYLLIAGYRLTAMTFYEEVTDQNLDIRHNTNALVPDALRHYYYHYLSSTSQASEEKIAQVREIEALLKETQSLNEEKESLSKDKDFTDGQIRALTKSLGALQEDLKQKENTVQVLKKSLENQRKELHDCRVQIRNLKKHNEGFGSGNSLVVGDVDNVLPESLDKYKEEINKLQMEVERLKEKNRGAAQHRNFSISENELLQTEDKFIEMHEDKGATSHSVDEALDVVHDEEAHSPALQTLDEFADKHTNSLLDLFNPVHTNTTFENIENVSEQNGGKQDGDNKEAIFEKMGLGTIQILADALPKIVPYVLINHREELLPLMMCAIEYHPDSRTRDSLTHTLFNLIKRPDEQQRWIIMDACVSLAKNVGEMRTETELLPQCWEQINHMYEERRLLVAQSCGELAEFVRPEIRDSLILSIVQQLVEDSATIVREDAVHNLAKLLPLFPNMDKYFKVEELMFQLICDPSGVVVETTLKELVPAVIKWGNKLDHVLVVSLSHIVSSAQRCPTLSVVEGRLESHLHVLGERERWNIDVLLRMLVELLSLVHQRAIETCPFLSNFGTTNFVLSTTLLELYARENVEWNEFEWMHVECFPKLIQLACLLPWKEDNLRSRISKFLLSVSERFGDTYVKCIMLPVFLTAVGDDADLSFFPKAIHLRIKGLRPRSSIAERLSASCVLPLLLAGVLGGPRKRKELIDYSRKLLLEDNSKENPSTKHTPEIVNAIRFICIYEENHGMIFDILWEMVVSSNVSMKVTAAKLLKALVPYIDVKVASTNALPALVTLGSEQNLDVKCASIDAFGAVAQHFRNEMIIDKIRVQMGAFLEDGSHEAMIAVIHALVVAVPHTTEQLRDYLLSKITQLTAVPITTSADLKPRQERANAFCEAIRALDATDLSANSVRDYLLPAIQNLLKDLDALDPAHKEALDIIMKERSGTGYKVGIAGSMSNFFGDGGLRGKKDITESPSERIVSPKGSASQSPPAEDTRFRRIMLGHFSDILRGKGKTPEETQN, from the exons ATGGAATTTTCTCATCAGAAATCATCATTATGCAATTGTGTTGTTAATTTTCTATTAGAAGAGAATTATATTCTAACTGCTTTTGAActtcttcatgaacttcttGATGATGGACGAACCAATCAAGCCATTCGTCTTCAACAATACTTTTCTGATCCTTCTAGATTTCCTTCTAATCAAATCTCTCGTTTCAATTCCCTCTCAT TGGCGGATCCTCAAACACTGcaacaaaacaaagaagaagctgaagataAGTTAGTGATGACAGATTACGAACTGCGTTTGGCACAAGAAGACATTACAAAACTGAAAGCCGAATTGCAAACCAAAACAGAATATAGTACTATTGATGATGCAACTACGAAGTCAAGTGGAGATGTTTCGGTGAACAATGGTGGTGGTGAGTTAcaaactcaacaacaaaaaggGAATAACCATAGTCCAGTCGCTGCTTTGGGTCCAGTGAAGGAAAATGAGCGTCGAGACCTCAATTGTGCTGTTAAGGAATATTTGCTTATAGCTGGTTATCGACTCACTGCAATGACATTTTATGAAGAA GTTACAGACCAGAACTTGGACATTCGGCATAATACAAATGCATTAGTACCAGATGCCTTGCGTCATTATTATTATCACTATCTTTCATCAACTTCACAGGCTTCTGAG GAAAAAATTGCCCAAGTTCGAGAAATTGAAGCATTGCTGAAGGAAACTCAGAGCCTGAATGAAGAAAAGGAGAGCTTGTCGAAGGACAAAGATTTCACAGACGGTCAAATAAGAGCATTAACTAAATCCTTGGGTGCACTTCAAGAAGATCTTAAGCAGAAAGAGAACACG GTTCAAGTGTTAAAGAAGTCTTTGGAGAATCAAAGAAAGGAACTCCATGACTGTAGAGTTCAGATCAGGAATCTGAAAAAGCACAATGAAGGGTTTGGTTCTGGAAATAGTCTGGTTGTTGGTGATGTTGATAATGTTCTGCCCGAGTCTTTAGATAAGTACAAGgaagaaattaataaattacAAATGGAAGTTGAACGGTTGAAGGAAAAGAATAGAGGAGCTGCACAACATAGAAATTTTAGCATTTCTGAAAATGAACTTTTGCAGACGGAAGACAAATTTATTGAGATGCATGAGGACAAAGGTGCAACCTCTCATTCCGTTGACGAGGCATTAGATGTTGTACATGATGAAGAAGCACATTCTCCTGCTCTTCAAACTCTTGATGAGTTTGCTGATAAACACACAAACTCACTACTAGATTTATTTAACCCTGTACATACAAACactacttttgaaaatattgaaaatgtCTCTGAACAAAATGGTGGCAAGCAAGATGGTGATAACAAGGAAGCAATATTTGAGAAGATG GGATTAGGAACCATTCAGATATTGGCAGATGCTTTGCCTAAAATTGTTCCTTATGTTCTCATCAACCATCGCGAG GAGCTCCTTCCTCTAATGATGTGTGCAATTGAGTACCACCCTGATAGTAGGACTCGAGATTCTTTGACCCACACATTATTTAACTTAATAAAGCGTCCTGATGAGCAACAAAGATGGATAATTATGGAT GCATGTGTCAGCCTTGCGAAGAATGTTGGAGAGATGAGAACAGAAACTGAATTGCTTCCTCAGTGTTGGGAACAA ATAAATCACATGTACGAGGAACGTAGACTGCTTGTTGCTCAATCATGTGGAGAGCTTGCAGAATTTGTACGCCCTGAGATTCGCGATTCTCTTATTTTATCAATTGTGCAACAACTAGTAGAAGATTCTGCCACTATTGTTCGAGAAGATGCAGTTCATAATTTGGCTAAGCTGCTTCCACTTTTCCCAAACATGGATAAATATTTCAAG gtGGAGGAGCTAATGTTCCAATTGATATGTGATCCCTCAGGAGTAGTGGTGGAAACTACTCTCAAGGAATTGGTTCCGGCAGTTATAAAGTGGGGAAACAAATTAGACCATGTTTTAGTTGTTTCACTCTCTCATATTGTCAGCTCTGCTCAG CGTTGTCCAACTCTTTCTGTAGTTGAAGGGCGTTTAGAGTCACATCTACATGTGTTGGGGGAAAGAGAGCGCTGGAATATAGATGTTTTATTGAGAATGCTAGTTGAGTTGCTTTCTTTGGTGCACCAAAGAGCAATTGAAACATGCCCCTTCTTGTCCAACTTCGGAACTACAAATTTTGTATTATCTACCACATTGCTTGAATTGTATGCAAG GGAAAATGTTGAATGGAATGAATTTGAATGGATGCATGTTGAGTGCTTTCCTAAATTGATACAACTGGCTTGCTTGTTACCATGGAAAGAAGACAATTTGCGAAGCCGAATTTCAAAG TTTCTGTTATCAGTTTCTGAAAGGTTTGGGGATACCTATGTTAAATGCATAATGCTCCCTGTATTTTTAACAGCAGTTGGGGATGATGCCGATTTGTCATTTTTTCCTAAGGCCATTCATTTGAGAATTAAAG GTTTGAGACCAAGATCTTCTATTGCTGAAAGGCTATCTGCATCATGTGTCCTACCACTTCTGTTAGCTGGTGTTTTGGGAGGGCCTCGAAAACGCAAAGAATTAATAGATTACTCGAGAAAGCTGCTACTAGAAGACAATTCCAAGGAAAATCCATCAACCAAGCACACACCTGAAATTGTTAACGCTATCCGTTTCATCTG CATATATGAAGAAAACCATGGTATGATATTTGATATACTGTGGGAAATGGTTGTTAGCTCTAACGTGAGCATGAAAGTAACTGCTGCTAAACTTCTGAAAGCTCTT GTGCCATATATTGATGTAAAGGTTGCCTCAACTAATGCTTTGCCTGCCTTAGTTACTCTTGGATCTGAACAAAACCTTGATGTGAAGTGCGCTAGCATTGATGCTTTTGGTGCCGTCGCTCAACACTTCAGAAATGAAATG ATAATTGACAAGATACGTGTTCAAATGGGTGCTTTTCTTGAAGATGGATCCCATGAAGCTATGATTGCTGTCATTCATGCGTTGGTGGTTGCAGTACCTCATACAACAGAACAACTTAGAGATT ATCTATTGTCCAAGATTACTCAACTTACAGCCGTGCCAATTACTACTTCAGCTGATTTGAAGCCTCGACAAGAAAGAGCTAATGCTTTTTGTGAGGCAATCCGTGCTCTGGATGCTACAG ATCTTTCTGCAAACAGTGTTAGAGACTACCTCCTGCCTGCTATACAAAATCTTTTAAAGGACTTGGATGCCCTGGATCCAGCACATAAAGAAGCTCTTGACATTATCATGAAGGAAAGATCAGGGACAGGTTACAAGGTTGGGATTGCAGGGTCAATGAGCAACTTCTTTGGTGACGGTGGCTTGCGTGGGAAGAAAGACATTACAGAATCACCATCAGAAAGAATTGTGTCCCCCAAGGGTAGTGCGTCACAATCACCACCGGCAGAGGACACTAGATTTAGGCGCATTATGCTGGGACATTTCAGTGACATACTTCGTGGCAAGGGAAAAACACCAGAGGAAACTCAGAACTAA